In a genomic window of Meiothermus sp. CFH 77666:
- a CDS encoding serine/threonine-protein kinase translates to MEKVKLAGRYRLVAPLGEGGMAEVWRATDERMERPVAVKILHTYLHPSERNRFFREVKALSKLSHPGVVQVFDLGEEEGRTYFVMELVEGGSYDRLGPFEDGLEGLRLLTASARVLEALGHLHERGVIHRDLTPRNILVTPEGQPKVMDFGLAYLMQESRHFTRTGITVGTPEYMAPEQARGLPLTPQADLYSFGAVLYRTFTGQPLFEGENDQSVLYQHVYEPPRPPQSLNPAIPAEVSGLILSLLQKAPADRPANAAAAHAVLEETLRHYRETLSATPRAGASRSGHYPTGPAQPEKLELRGTFDLAGQVAWPGELIAREGSLWVGAGQGTARLDLTDGSVYRQRLGDEVSAPPVVAGERVYVAAWDGRLTGMSLSGRPILSFPTRAEITAAPLVADLIYLAGRDGFLYALDASGTLRWGFQAGSELSASPTLYRGLLFVASEGGWLYALDPLSGHLRYKVEAGAVHTAMPARGGLLFIPTWAGEVHAFDPLTREVQWSFDLEGELWGAPALDERNLYAASWAGKLYALNQKTGDEVWALEVGRVTAALSIAHGVLYLGTEEGRVLGVDTQSGRLVFEATGLGPIQVPPLPYRGALYVATLAGKLYRFA, encoded by the coding sequence ATGGAAAAGGTGAAGCTGGCCGGACGCTACAGGCTTGTGGCCCCCCTGGGCGAGGGGGGTATGGCCGAGGTCTGGCGGGCCACCGACGAGCGCATGGAGCGCCCGGTAGCGGTCAAGATTCTGCACACCTACCTGCACCCCAGTGAGCGCAACCGCTTTTTTCGGGAGGTCAAGGCCCTGTCCAAGCTCTCGCACCCTGGGGTGGTGCAGGTCTTCGACCTGGGGGAGGAAGAGGGCCGCACCTACTTCGTGATGGAGCTGGTGGAGGGCGGCAGCTACGACCGCCTGGGCCCCTTCGAGGATGGCCTCGAGGGGCTGCGGCTGCTTACCGCCTCGGCGCGGGTACTGGAAGCCCTGGGGCACCTGCACGAGCGGGGTGTGATCCACCGCGACCTGACCCCCCGCAACATCCTGGTCACGCCCGAGGGCCAGCCCAAGGTGATGGACTTTGGCCTGGCCTACCTGATGCAGGAAAGCCGCCACTTTACCCGCACCGGCATTACGGTGGGCACGCCAGAGTACATGGCCCCCGAGCAGGCCAGGGGCCTGCCCCTTACCCCCCAGGCCGACCTCTACAGTTTTGGGGCGGTGCTCTACCGCACCTTCACCGGCCAGCCTCTGTTCGAGGGCGAAAACGACCAGTCGGTGCTGTACCAGCACGTTTACGAACCTCCCAGACCCCCCCAGAGCCTTAACCCGGCCATTCCCGCCGAGGTATCGGGTCTGATACTTTCGCTCTTGCAGAAAGCCCCTGCCGACCGGCCCGCCAATGCTGCCGCCGCCCACGCGGTGCTGGAAGAAACCCTGCGCCACTACCGTGAGACCCTCTCGGCCACGCCACGGGCAGGGGCCAGCCGCAGTGGGCACTACCCTACCGGGCCGGCCCAGCCCGAAAAGCTGGAGCTGCGCGGCACCTTCGACCTGGCCGGACAGGTGGCCTGGCCGGGGGAGCTGATTGCCCGCGAGGGCAGCCTGTGGGTAGGGGCCGGGCAGGGCACCGCCCGCCTCGACCTGACCGATGGTTCGGTCTACCGCCAACGCCTGGGTGACGAGGTCTCGGCCCCACCGGTGGTGGCGGGTGAGCGGGTGTATGTGGCCGCCTGGGATGGCCGCCTGACCGGGATGTCGCTTTCGGGGCGGCCCATCCTGAGCTTTCCCACCCGCGCCGAGATTACCGCCGCGCCCCTGGTGGCCGACCTGATCTACCTGGCCGGGCGCGACGGCTTTTTGTATGCCCTGGATGCCAGCGGTACCCTGCGCTGGGGTTTCCAGGCCGGCAGCGAGCTTTCGGCCTCGCCTACCCTGTACCGGGGGCTTCTGTTTGTGGCCAGCGAGGGCGGCTGGCTGTACGCCCTCGACCCCCTGAGCGGACACCTGCGCTACAAGGTAGAGGCGGGGGCGGTGCATACTGCTATGCCTGCCCGCGGAGGGCTGCTTTTCATCCCCACCTGGGCCGGGGAGGTTCACGCCTTCGACCCCCTGACCCGCGAGGTGCAGTGGAGCTTCGACCTCGAGGGCGAGCTCTGGGGCGCCCCGGCCCTGGACGAGCGGAACCTCTATGCGGCCAGTTGGGCCGGAAAGCTATACGCCCTCAACCAGAAAACCGGCGACGAGGTGTGGGCCCTCGAGGTCGGCCGGGTGACCGCCGCTCTGTCTATTGCCCACGGGGTGCTCTACCTGGGCACCGAGGAAGGCCGGGTACTGGGGGTGGACACCCAGAGCGGGCGTCTGGTCTTCGAGGCCACCGGCCTGGGCCCCATCCAGGTGCCGCCCCTGCCCTACCGGGGGGCGCTCTACGTGGCCACGCTGGCGGGGAAGCTGTACCGGTTCGCTTAG
- a CDS encoding helix-turn-helix domain-containing protein translates to MNDEVLTLEETAHFLKVSDATVYQLARSGALPARKVGREWRFVRSRLMAWLEQGGEEMEGKVIRDEFGGEYMVENGQEKVALWLPMSREEKRRLLEKAAQEGWSFSEKVMALARELMADKPA, encoded by the coding sequence TTGAACGACGAGGTACTGACCCTAGAGGAGACCGCACACTTTCTTAAGGTGTCGGACGCGACGGTTTACCAATTGGCCCGCAGTGGGGCGTTGCCCGCCCGCAAGGTGGGGCGGGAGTGGCGGTTTGTACGAAGCCGGCTTATGGCCTGGCTCGAGCAAGGAGGCGAGGAGATGGAGGGCAAGGTAATACGCGACGAGTTTGGCGGGGAGTACATGGTGGAAAACGGACAGGAAAAGGTGGCCCTGTGGCTGCCCATGAGCCGTGAGGAAAAGCGGCGCTTGTTGGAAAAAGCCGCGCAGGAGGGCTGGAGCTTTAGCGAAAAGGTAATGGCCCTGGCACGCGAGCTGATGGCGGATAAACCGGCCTAA
- a CDS encoding AAA family ATPase: MALTQLLVRNYKSLGKISLQLGNLAVFVGPNGSGKSNLLDALRFVSDALSVNLDYALRERGGINEVRRRSSGRPNNFRIELHLTLEHWYAKYAFDIEAVRGYDFQVAREEARVSPRDLISQERFFLVERGILKGSTPKLSAASSPQDLYLRAISAEEGFREVFEYLTRVAVYNPNPATIRNLQDPDAYPILRRDGSNLPGILRQMRTAPDRLERVQEFLSKIVPGVMKVEPVVLGPKETLHFFQRMDNKNDWRFYASSMSDGTLRALAVLVAAFQTAVTVAGVEEPEVALHPGSTFVLADALIEASDSRQILLTTHSPDLLDHEDIPPQSLFVVGMQRGVSEVQPIPEEQKQIIQEKLFTAGELLRQRKLELPTEFQDTLL, translated from the coding sequence ATGGCCCTTACCCAGCTTTTGGTTCGCAACTATAAAAGCCTGGGCAAAATTTCTCTCCAGCTTGGCAATTTAGCCGTTTTTGTAGGCCCTAATGGTTCTGGTAAGAGCAATTTGTTGGATGCTTTGCGCTTCGTTTCCGATGCCTTGAGCGTTAATCTCGACTACGCCCTGCGCGAGCGTGGGGGCATAAATGAGGTTCGCAGACGGTCAAGTGGTCGACCCAATAATTTTAGAATCGAGCTACACCTTACCCTTGAACATTGGTACGCGAAATACGCCTTCGATATTGAAGCAGTTAGGGGTTACGATTTTCAGGTGGCTCGTGAGGAAGCCCGGGTGTCGCCACGCGACCTTATATCACAGGAGCGTTTCTTTCTTGTTGAAAGAGGCATTCTCAAAGGTTCCACACCTAAGCTTAGTGCAGCCAGCAGCCCACAAGATCTGTACTTGAGAGCTATTTCGGCAGAGGAGGGTTTTAGAGAGGTATTTGAGTATTTGACCCGCGTAGCGGTTTATAATCCTAATCCAGCCACTATACGAAATCTGCAAGACCCTGACGCCTACCCGATTTTGCGTAGAGATGGTAGCAATCTTCCTGGTATTTTGCGCCAGATGCGTACGGCACCTGATCGTTTGGAGCGGGTTCAAGAGTTTCTCTCCAAGATTGTTCCAGGTGTTATGAAGGTAGAGCCGGTGGTGTTGGGTCCCAAGGAGACCTTGCATTTTTTCCAGAGAATGGATAATAAAAACGACTGGCGGTTTTACGCTAGTTCGATGTCGGATGGTACGCTCCGCGCATTAGCGGTATTGGTAGCAGCCTTCCAGACTGCTGTTACGGTAGCGGGTGTGGAGGAGCCCGAGGTAGCACTTCATCCGGGTAGCACCTTTGTACTTGCCGACGCACTGATTGAAGCAAGCGACAGCCGACAAATTTTACTGACTACCCATAGCCCAGATTTATTAGACCACGAGGACATTCCGCCGCAGTCTTTGTTTGTTGTTGGTATGCAACGAGGGGTGAGCGAGGTTCAGCCGATTCCAGAAGAACAAAAACAAATCATCCAAGAGAAGCTATTCACGGCAGGCGAGCTGTTGCGGCAAAGGAAGCTCGAGCTTCCAACAGAATTTCAAGACACGTTGTTATGA
- a CDS encoding ATP-dependent nuclease subunit B, which yields MHLLVGPPASGKTTRLLEVAHSYLQQRKRVWWVCLPAQKAYVYRRATQRGAVLGLEVLTSQQLYYRLLAASFGLKPILTGPGRVALVGEALMEGEGPLPSPGEARLFARAIAEAKRNGVKPEALPFHSPEARRLQKVYARYEELKASWGRWDYDDFRAAALALLEGQAPLERQTRPTQSVEPASSRSGLAPIGLERQTRPTQSVEPASSRSGLAPIGLERQTRPTQSVESASSRSGLAPIGLEPDLVVVDGFRELGVLELRLLQALSRHISVWVGLPEAPPGLLPQEALPPRPVAIQTYRAQNPVSEARWVLRSIKRDLTQGLEPLDIAVITPETRIPALLTLADEYGLPLVDQRAGTAAETPEGRLLLELLELPDYPTPSRLLAVPDLAPLGRAALERSLVGPLAISRLAAELGMQGVWASWLARLRPPGEEGSGFDPAHTPDLHPSLAWANELLDSLPEVRHSPRRATLMERAMEAHRIATGPDFRHWWAALLAETYEPHRPPGGVALLTPTLAAGQRWKKLYLTYAVEGAYSTGEQEDYFVPEELRMGLEEALRQAGGLLPRRFLGRDRLLLQELQARADEVIITYPEASQEGPLEPEPALLSQPRPPYLPKLPPASLLETARAEGYKAPLSRVLLGQAGVEDLRYYDECGFKFWASQFAPDEAEPPWWQQWVRELRKAEKLVPARLEALSQQFPQTEGWMRHHYGLLSELSLGFKLEGQGLEAYLDGVLRKGSEAHLYRFVAPETHPEEAEQAVRDRWSERWAAGYLLSAFKGRIRQVHIWAWPVLGEPVRVYGKPIEKVWGALENLLNKTQQVHSRYKAGVVEPNPGFRCRSCSVKDVCREGRTG from the coding sequence ATGCACCTCCTCGTAGGCCCTCCGGCCTCCGGCAAAACCACCCGTTTGCTCGAGGTCGCGCATTCTTACCTGCAACAGCGCAAGCGGGTCTGGTGGGTTTGTTTGCCTGCGCAAAAAGCCTACGTCTACCGCCGGGCTACCCAGCGGGGGGCGGTGCTGGGCCTCGAGGTGCTTACCTCGCAGCAGCTTTACTACCGCCTGCTGGCCGCCAGCTTTGGCCTCAAGCCCATTCTGACCGGGCCGGGCCGGGTGGCGCTGGTGGGGGAGGCGCTGATGGAAGGCGAAGGCCCCCTGCCCAGCCCCGGCGAGGCTCGGCTGTTTGCCCGTGCCATTGCCGAGGCCAAACGCAACGGGGTGAAGCCCGAGGCCCTGCCGTTCCACAGCCCCGAGGCCCGGCGTTTGCAAAAGGTCTACGCCCGATACGAGGAACTTAAGGCCAGTTGGGGCCGCTGGGACTACGACGACTTCCGGGCCGCAGCACTGGCTTTACTGGAGGGGCAGGCTCCGCTCGAGCGTCAGACGAGGCCTACGCAGTCTGTGGAGCCCGCCTCCTCGCGCAGCGGGCTCGCGCCTATCGGCCTCGAGCGTCAGACGAGGCCTACGCAGTCTGTGGAGCCCGCCTCCTCGCGCAGCGGGCTCGCGCCTATCGGCCTCGAGCGTCAGACGAGGCCTACGCAGTCTGTGGAGTCCGCCTCCTCGCGCAGCGGGCTCGCGCCTATCGGCCTCGAGCCCGACCTGGTGGTGGTGGACGGCTTCCGCGAGTTGGGGGTGCTCGAGCTGCGGCTCTTGCAGGCGCTCTCCCGTCACATTTCGGTCTGGGTCGGCCTGCCGGAAGCGCCGCCGGGTTTGCTGCCCCAGGAGGCGCTCCCACCCAGGCCGGTTGCAATCCAGACCTACCGCGCCCAGAACCCGGTTAGCGAGGCCCGCTGGGTGCTGCGTTCGATCAAGCGCGACCTGACGCAGGGCCTGGAGCCTCTGGATATTGCGGTGATTACGCCGGAGACGCGAATTCCGGCCTTGCTAACTTTGGCCGATGAGTATGGTCTTCCCCTCGTAGACCAGCGGGCTGGTACGGCTGCCGAGACCCCCGAGGGGCGGCTGTTGCTAGAGCTTTTGGAGCTGCCCGACTACCCCACCCCTTCGCGCCTGCTGGCCGTGCCCGACCTGGCCCCGCTGGGCCGGGCGGCCCTGGAACGCAGCCTGGTGGGCCCCCTGGCCATCAGCCGGCTGGCCGCCGAGCTGGGGATGCAAGGGGTCTGGGCCTCCTGGCTGGCCCGCCTGCGGCCTCCCGGCGAGGAAGGGTCGGGGTTTGACCCGGCCCATACCCCCGACCTGCACCCTTCCCTGGCCTGGGCCAACGAACTTCTGGACTCATTGCCCGAAGTGCGGCACAGCCCCCGCCGGGCCACCCTGATGGAGCGGGCCATGGAGGCCCACCGCATCGCCACCGGCCCCGATTTTCGCCACTGGTGGGCGGCCCTGCTGGCCGAAACCTACGAGCCGCACCGCCCGCCAGGGGGGGTGGCCCTGCTCACGCCCACCCTGGCCGCCGGGCAGCGCTGGAAGAAGCTGTACCTGACCTACGCGGTGGAGGGCGCCTACAGCACCGGCGAACAGGAGGACTACTTTGTGCCCGAGGAACTGCGAATGGGCCTGGAGGAAGCCCTGCGGCAGGCAGGGGGCCTCTTGCCCAGGCGTTTTTTGGGGCGGGATCGGCTACTCTTGCAGGAACTCCAGGCCCGTGCCGATGAGGTAATCATCACCTACCCCGAGGCCAGCCAGGAGGGGCCCCTCGAGCCCGAACCGGCCCTCCTCTCCCAGCCCAGGCCGCCCTACCTGCCCAAGCTGCCCCCGGCCAGCCTCCTGGAGACGGCCCGCGCCGAAGGTTACAAGGCCCCCCTGAGCCGGGTTCTTTTGGGGCAGGCGGGTGTCGAAGACTTGCGTTATTACGACGAGTGTGGCTTCAAATTCTGGGCCTCGCAGTTTGCGCCGGACGAGGCCGAGCCCCCGTGGTGGCAGCAGTGGGTGCGCGAGCTGCGCAAGGCCGAGAAACTGGTGCCGGCCCGCCTCGAGGCCCTCTCCCAGCAGTTCCCCCAGACCGAAGGCTGGATGCGCCACCACTATGGTCTTCTGAGCGAACTGAGCCTGGGCTTCAAGCTGGAGGGTCAGGGGCTGGAAGCCTACCTGGACGGGGTGCTGCGCAAGGGCAGCGAGGCCCACCTCTACCGCTTCGTGGCCCCCGAGACCCATCCCGAGGAGGCCGAACAAGCGGTGCGCGACCGCTGGAGTGAGCGCTGGGCCGCTGGGTACCTGCTCTCGGCCTTCAAGGGGCGCATTCGACAGGTGCATATCTGGGCCTGGCCGGTGCTGGGGGAGCCGGTGCGGGTCTATGGCAAGCCCATCGAAAAGGTCTGGGGGGCGCTCGAGAATCTTCTGAACAAAACCCAGCAAGTACACAGCCGCTACAAGGCCGGGGTGGTGGAACCCAACCCCGGCTTTCGTTGTCGTAGCTGCAGCGTGAAGGACGTGTGCCGCGAGGGAAGAACAGGTTAG
- a CDS encoding DUF4276 family protein yields MKLVPIVEGHGDVDALPVLIRGYFPTIRVLNPLRISRNRFINSSDEQDRFLELARKSLGEFGSVLVLLDADSDCPAELAPQLKRSLESRSSLGCHVVLAKCEFETWFLAAAECLGLGEAPADLEEIRGAKEEVKRRLGRYSETIDQAKLTGKLVKNCDPSILRRRSASFDKLWRELEGIARTQNG; encoded by the coding sequence ATGAAATTAGTGCCAATAGTAGAAGGGCACGGCGATGTGGATGCACTCCCTGTACTTATACGAGGCTACTTTCCCACAATAAGGGTATTGAATCCGCTTAGGATTTCTCGCAATCGTTTCATAAATAGCTCGGATGAGCAAGATCGCTTCCTCGAGCTTGCCCGAAAGAGTTTGGGGGAATTCGGCTCGGTCTTGGTACTGCTGGATGCGGACTCAGACTGTCCGGCTGAGCTTGCTCCACAGCTGAAAAGGAGCCTTGAGTCCAGGTCAAGCCTTGGTTGCCATGTGGTGCTTGCAAAGTGTGAGTTTGAAACGTGGTTTTTGGCGGCTGCAGAATGCCTGGGATTGGGGGAAGCACCGGCGGATTTGGAGGAAATTCGCGGAGCTAAAGAAGAGGTCAAACGCCGATTAGGGCGTTACTCCGAGACCATAGACCAGGCTAAGCTGACAGGAAAGCTGGTCAAAAACTGCGATCCGTCCATTCTTCGCAGACGCTCGGCTTCATTTGATAAGCTCTGGCGCGAGCTGGAGGGAATCGCTAGAACCCAAAATGGTTAG
- a CDS encoding c-type cytochrome, with protein MPRPLLLLVFLALGSMGAGPAQAPTYHGEVAEILQANCAGCHTEGGIAPFPLDDARWARNMAAAIADSVKQGRMPPWPPGEGTPPLKDERKLSASAKAALIAWAEAGAPLGEPRPVAVKAPAPTPKPDLVAALNPPYTPDDALLDDYRCFLMPVTFEHDTYMTGYKIIPGDKRSVHHVILFLIGPDMVGAAEAKDRAEPGPGWKCFGGPGLSSDPRNIGGILGFWVPGGGATLLPEGTGRFLRAGSRVVMQVHYNTASGANPDATQMALYLAPKGVQLKRLVGMTLAAPVEIKCPPGMFGEACTREYARARTELGFIADWIHLLCNTSIEEYARRNVGDGSRQATSCDWTAQSAMEVYGVTAHMHLRGVEFRVEVNPGTANARTLLNIPQWNFQWQGEYWYQTPLRLRQGDRVRVTCVYDNKSAIPGPGGEPLPPRYMTWGEGTTDEMCLGSLFGVRE; from the coding sequence ATGCCGAGACCTTTGCTACTGCTGGTTTTTTTGGCACTGGGTTCGATGGGAGCCGGGCCGGCCCAAGCCCCCACATACCACGGGGAAGTGGCCGAAATCCTGCAAGCCAACTGTGCGGGTTGCCACACCGAAGGGGGTATTGCCCCTTTCCCCCTGGACGATGCCCGCTGGGCCCGCAACATGGCGGCGGCCATTGCCGACTCGGTGAAGCAGGGCCGGATGCCGCCCTGGCCCCCCGGCGAAGGCACCCCACCCCTGAAGGACGAACGCAAGCTTTCCGCCAGCGCCAAAGCTGCCCTGATTGCTTGGGCCGAGGCGGGCGCCCCGCTGGGCGAGCCCAGACCGGTGGCGGTGAAAGCCCCTGCGCCTACTCCAAAGCCCGATCTGGTGGCGGCGCTCAACCCCCCCTACACGCCTGACGATGCGCTGCTGGACGATTACCGCTGCTTCCTGATGCCGGTCACCTTCGAGCACGATACCTACATGACCGGCTACAAGATTATTCCGGGTGACAAGCGTAGCGTGCATCACGTGATTTTATTCCTGATTGGCCCCGATATGGTGGGGGCCGCCGAGGCCAAAGACCGCGCCGAGCCCGGCCCCGGCTGGAAGTGCTTTGGCGGGCCGGGCCTGAGCAGCGACCCCCGCAACATCGGCGGCATTCTGGGCTTTTGGGTGCCGGGTGGGGGCGCTACGCTGCTGCCGGAGGGTACGGGCCGGTTCCTGCGGGCCGGCAGCCGGGTGGTGATGCAGGTGCACTACAACACCGCCTCGGGCGCCAACCCCGACGCTACCCAGATGGCTTTGTACCTAGCCCCCAAAGGGGTGCAGCTCAAGCGCCTGGTGGGCATGACCCTGGCTGCTCCGGTGGAGATTAAGTGTCCGCCGGGTATGTTTGGGGAAGCCTGTACCCGCGAGTACGCTCGAGCCCGCACCGAGCTGGGCTTTATTGCCGACTGGATTCACCTATTGTGCAACACCTCCATCGAGGAGTACGCCCGGCGCAACGTGGGTGATGGCAGCCGCCAGGCCACCTCCTGCGACTGGACGGCCCAGAGCGCCATGGAGGTGTATGGGGTGACGGCCCACATGCACCTGCGGGGGGTGGAGTTCAGGGTGGAGGTCAACCCCGGTACGGCAAACGCTCGGACGCTCCTCAACATTCCCCAGTGGAACTTTCAGTGGCAGGGCGAGTACTGGTATCAGACCCCCCTGCGGCTGCGCCAGGGGGATAGGGTGCGGGTCACCTGCGTTTACGACAACAAATCGGCCATCCCCGGCCCGGGTGGGGAGCCCTTGCCGCCCCGCTATATGACCTGGGGCGAGGGGACTACCGACGAGATGTGTTTGGGTTCGCTCTTTGGGGTGCGCGAGTAG
- a CDS encoding SCO family protein: MKPLHLFLMGLASLVWAHGGHYLPASGPGAADFRPPRTLPSVELRSHENKAFAFPPKGPAVVLFGYTQCPDACPLTLGRLLPAYEALGAPPHLQLLLLSVDERDTPQTLQKYLRGFVPVQGLTGKPEAIRPIAEAARVEYNLAPGGRLVFHTDALALLDAQGRLVRMLYGASRLSTAKLKEEIAQLLR, translated from the coding sequence GTGAAACCACTTCATCTATTTCTTATGGGGCTCGCCAGCCTGGTCTGGGCCCACGGGGGGCATTATCTGCCCGCCTCCGGGCCGGGGGCTGCCGACTTCAGGCCGCCCCGAACCCTCCCCAGCGTGGAGCTTCGTTCGCACGAAAACAAGGCGTTTGCATTTCCCCCCAAGGGCCCGGCGGTGGTGCTCTTTGGCTACACCCAGTGCCCCGACGCCTGCCCCCTCACGCTGGGCCGCCTGCTACCCGCCTACGAGGCCCTGGGCGCACCACCCCACCTGCAGCTCTTGCTCCTGAGCGTGGACGAGCGCGACACCCCCCAGACCCTGCAAAAATACCTGCGGGGCTTTGTGCCGGTGCAGGGCCTGACCGGCAAGCCCGAAGCCATTCGCCCCATTGCCGAAGCCGCCAGGGTCGAGTACAACCTGGCCCCCGGTGGGCGGTTGGTCTTTCATACCGATGCGCTGGCCCTGCTGGATGCCCAGGGCCGTCTGGTGCGGATGCTCTACGGGGCCAGCCGCCTTTCCACCGCTAAACTCAAGGAAGAAATTGCCCAACTGTTGAGGTAA
- a CDS encoding ATP-dependent helicase: MVSLQLTDEQQAIVAHNEGPALVFAVAGAGKTTALVHRLERLVRERVFEPRKILATSFSRMAVDDLKRALSSWPHTQGVQVSTLHALGYRIVRKAASEGLLKLAEVKEEGAEQALLQRTLRRARELRVPWAQELENLEPEDFLSYLGACKGNLQYADLKGAALPPEALKVASQAEAPKALEWYLDLYRLFEQVRQAEGLLTFDDMLMQGWEVLVRYPEILQTVQKAFQAVLVDEFQDVNLAQSELLDLITAPHRNYMAVGDDDQTIYEWRGASPRFILEFAQRYQAKKYLIRDTFRCPAPQVALAGRVIAQNQQREPKRLSLTRGFVGRVHLRMEPHMPAQAQSLVSDIAGLLAEGRKPAEMVVLVRLYAQTPYLEQALIERQIPYRVVGSTPFYQRPEIQTLLAYLQLAESATVTQNPLEKGAKDAAVSPPVHEGGGGAHRGDLKRLWLQIYNTPKRYLTRALADAIWRRVEQGGSLLEVLRAEAAGAEERVARRLLELADLFEWLGGAVQRGSAHAVLEALEARLDYRRHLLRSSGFWEVGAGKAEGVRAFLEYARDKGSVGDLLRHIELLAQEHFGDDPIQNPRERVSLMTIFRAKGLEWPLVFIPDCNEGTLPYSGSENLEEERRLFYVALTRSSAHTYLYALSSLPLSPFLKEAEYLQVLGAVERVGEALALPPEELSTAQTLALAQGAHKLGLERYLYHWWNAAQAPAVAAKVLRLFSHAEQAGWLEALGLSLEARSLWEAFDVEPGQGPADEFADLERFLLKRPAPSSPPALKPGQKVRHIQFGTGLVVGLEDGVAMVAFGDGVRKLALRYARLEVVG, encoded by the coding sequence ATGGTTAGCCTTCAACTCACCGACGAGCAGCAAGCCATCGTGGCCCACAACGAAGGGCCTGCGCTGGTGTTCGCCGTGGCCGGGGCGGGCAAGACCACCGCGCTGGTGCACCGCTTGGAGCGCCTGGTGCGCGAACGGGTCTTTGAGCCGCGCAAGATTCTGGCCACCTCCTTCAGCCGCATGGCGGTAGACGACCTCAAGCGGGCGCTCTCGAGCTGGCCCCACACCCAGGGGGTGCAGGTCTCCACCCTGCACGCGCTGGGCTACCGCATTGTGCGCAAGGCCGCCTCAGAGGGGCTTTTGAAGCTGGCCGAGGTAAAGGAAGAAGGCGCCGAGCAGGCCCTTTTGCAGCGCACCCTGCGGCGGGCCCGCGAGCTCAGAGTGCCCTGGGCCCAGGAACTGGAAAACCTCGAGCCCGAGGATTTCCTGAGCTATCTGGGGGCCTGCAAGGGCAACCTGCAGTACGCCGACCTGAAAGGGGCTGCCCTGCCCCCGGAGGCCCTCAAGGTAGCTTCGCAAGCCGAGGCGCCAAAGGCCCTCGAGTGGTACCTGGATCTGTACCGGCTCTTCGAGCAGGTGCGGCAGGCCGAAGGGCTCCTCACCTTCGACGACATGCTCATGCAGGGCTGGGAGGTGCTGGTGCGCTACCCCGAGATCCTGCAAACCGTGCAGAAGGCTTTTCAAGCGGTGCTGGTGGACGAGTTCCAGGACGTGAACCTGGCCCAGTCGGAGCTGCTCGACCTGATTACCGCCCCGCACCGCAACTACATGGCGGTAGGCGACGACGACCAGACCATCTACGAGTGGCGGGGGGCCAGCCCCCGCTTCATCCTGGAGTTCGCCCAGCGCTACCAGGCCAAAAAATACCTGATCCGCGACACCTTTCGCTGCCCGGCCCCGCAGGTGGCGCTGGCCGGACGGGTGATTGCACAGAACCAGCAGCGCGAACCCAAGCGCCTGAGCCTGACCAGGGGTTTTGTGGGCCGGGTGCACCTGCGGATGGAGCCCCACATGCCTGCCCAGGCCCAAAGCCTGGTGAGCGACATAGCCGGGCTGCTGGCTGAAGGCCGCAAGCCCGCCGAGATGGTGGTGCTGGTACGGCTCTACGCCCAGACCCCCTACCTCGAGCAGGCCCTGATCGAGCGGCAGATTCCCTACCGGGTGGTGGGCAGTACCCCCTTTTACCAGCGCCCCGAGATTCAAACACTCCTGGCCTACTTGCAGCTGGCCGAATCCGCCACTGTTACGCAGAACCCCCTTGAAAAGGGGGCCAAAGACGCAGCGGTTTCGCCCCCTGTGCATGAGGGGGGTGGGGGAGCGCACCGGGGAGACCTCAAACGCCTCTGGCTGCAGATCTACAACACCCCCAAGCGCTACCTGACCCGCGCCCTGGCCGATGCCATCTGGCGGCGGGTGGAGCAGGGGGGCTCGCTGCTGGAGGTGCTCCGGGCCGAGGCGGCGGGCGCGGAGGAGCGGGTGGCCCGGCGGCTTTTGGAACTGGCCGATTTGTTCGAGTGGCTGGGCGGGGCGGTGCAGCGGGGTTCGGCCCACGCGGTGCTGGAGGCGCTCGAGGCGCGCCTGGACTACCGCCGTCATCTGTTGCGTTCCTCGGGCTTCTGGGAGGTGGGGGCGGGTAAGGCCGAGGGGGTGCGGGCTTTTCTGGAGTACGCCCGCGACAAGGGCAGCGTGGGCGACCTGCTACGGCATATCGAGCTTCTGGCCCAGGAACACTTTGGCGACGACCCCATTCAGAACCCCCGCGAACGGGTCAGCCTGATGACCATCTTCCGGGCCAAGGGCCTCGAGTGGCCCCTGGTCTTTATTCCGGACTGCAACGAGGGTACCCTGCCCTACAGCGGTTCGGAGAACCTCGAGGAAGAGCGCCGCCTCTTCTACGTGGCCCTCACCCGAAGCTCGGCGCACACTTACCTGTACGCCCTTTCCAGCCTGCCGCTCTCGCCGTTTTTGAAGGAAGCCGAGTATCTGCAGGTGCTGGGGGCCGTGGAGCGGGTGGGCGAGGCCCTGGCCCTCCCGCCCGAAGAACTCTCTACCGCCCAGACCCTGGCCCTGGCCCAGGGGGCGCACAAGCTGGGCCTCGAGCGCTACCTGTACCACTGGTGGAACGCCGCCCAGGCCCCCGCCGTGGCCGCCAAGGTGCTGCGGCTGTTTTCCCACGCCGAGCAGGCCGGCTGGCTGGAGGCGCTGGGGCTTTCGCTCGAGGCCAGAAGTCTCTGGGAAGCCTTCGATGTGGAGCCCGGCCAGGGGCCAGCAGACGAGTTTGCCGACCTCGAGCGCTTCCTCCTCAAGCGCCCGGCTCCAAGCAGCCCCCCCGCCCTCAAACCCGGCCAGAAAGTCCGGCACATCCAGTTTGGCACCGGGCTGGTGGTGGGTCTGGAAGACGGGGTGGCTATGGTGGCTTTTGGGGATGGGGTTCGCAAACTGGCCCTGCGCTACGCGAGGCTCGAGGTGGTGGGGTGA